A single Triticum dicoccoides isolate Atlit2015 ecotype Zavitan chromosome 2A, WEW_v2.0, whole genome shotgun sequence DNA region contains:
- the LOC119352318 gene encoding exocyst complex component EXO70H1-like, producing the protein MLDVVDAIIAVVEAEKLHVVLDMFTCVCGASHMLSIFNEIGGLFERQAHRLGEITVSTMEEVRTLVEEDDSWAIEISRGGGEVHKNTRLIMDCVVSMKNARTSMQNSAPSHNSENLRGVIDGTIDYLKDLLFTKSESSSDQGLRYLFLLNNSYFVAHAVSESSASPAYLNQLHYCEAYMYSYLDVSWGHVLSCIPKSRFPGPIHCWINTSSLVKFESAFHKTYQTQKLWKVPDPRLRDALRRAIIERVVTSYRNYLEEHPELEKHAGRESSSPEVLEEMLGELFEG; encoded by the coding sequence atgctcgatgtcgtggatgCCATCATCGCCGTTGTCGAAGCGGAAAAGCTACATGTTGTGCTTGACATGTTTACATGTGTCTGTGGTGCGTCGCACATGTTAAGCATTTTCAATGAGATAGGCGGCCTGTTCGAGAGACAAGCACATAGGCTAGGCGAGATCACAGTAAGCACGATGGAGGAGGTGAGGACACTCGTGGAGGAAGATGACTCATGGGCTATCGAGATCTCGCGAGGAGGAGGCGAGGTTCACAAGAACACTCGGCTCATCATGGATTGCGTCGTATCCATGAAGAATGCACGGACTTCGATGCAAAACTCTGCACCGAGCCACAACTCTGAAAACCTTCGCGGCGTGATCGATGGCACAATCGATTATCTGAAGGATCTGCTCTTCACAAAATCGGAGTCAAGCTCGGATCAAGGCCTCCGGTATCTTTTCCTGCTCAACAATTCCTATTTCGTAGCTCATGCGGTCTCTGAGTCATCAGCATCTCCTGCATACCTAAATCAATTGCATTATTGTGAGGCATACATGTATAGTTATCTCGATGTTTCTTGGGGGCATGTACTCTCCTGCATACCAAAATCGAGATTTCCTggaccgatccattgttggataaaCACGTCCTCATTGGTGAAATTCGAGTCGGCATTTCACAAAACGTACCAGACTCAGAAGTTGTGGAAGGTTCCAGACCCTCGGCTCAGAGATGCGCTGCGGAGAGCTATCATTGAGAGAGTCGTTACAAGTTACCGCAACTACCTGGAGGAGCATCCGGAGCTAGAGAAACACGCTGGCCGCGAAAGCAGTAGTCCTGAAGTTTTGGAGGAGATGTTAGGAGAGCTATTTGAAGGATGA